GTGGCGGCGGCGCGGCCGTCCCGCTGGTATTCCATGACGATGCCCAGATTCCGCCCCGACACTACCCAGTTGCGGTCGATGCCCAGCGTGCCCCGACCCACCACCGTACCGTCGTAGTCGCGCACGACGCCCTCCGCCCGCACCGCCCACGCGCCGAGGCCGCCGGCCAGCCCCACGGCGCCCGCCAAGTCGCCGTACAACGTGCCTCCCCAACCGGACAGCTCCCAGTTGAGCACCGTGGTGAGCCCGCGCGCCAGGAGGGTGACTTCCTCGCCCGCAAGCGTCCGGGTGGGCCGGAACACCACGTCTATCTCGCTGAGCGGCCCCGGGTACATCCGCAGGCGTGCCGCATCTACCCCGCCTCGGAAGACGCGGAACGGATCGGTCGGGCTGAACGGAACGAAGGGATCGGCCGGCGTCAGAAACAGCGTCGTGCCCCAGGAGACGGCCTGGCGCCCGACGCTCAGCTCCACCGTGCTGCTCGGACTCCATGACACGTTGAGGCGATCGAACCGGTGCAGCCAATGGACCCGCTCGGTCGGGTCGCCTGTGACGGTCCTCTGGAGATCGAACCACTCCCCGCCGCCGGGCACTCCCGACAGACCACCCAATCCCAGGCTGGCTTCCCCCGCGGACTGACGGAACGTGGCGGCGTGTTCGTAGGCCACCTCCAGGTCGAAGGGGCCCACCGAGGGCTCCACCGTCAGGCGTAACCGGTTGAAGTTGCTGACGGCAGCGTCCGCGAGGATTGTCGAACTGCTGAAGAGCGGGACGGTCTGAAGGTAGCCGGAAAGCCAGTTCGTCTGCGCGTCAGCCGGGCCGGGCGACACCGTGAGCGCGACGACGGTCAGGGCCGCGGCCCGCACCGGTCGCACGATCACGTTCGGGTCTCGTCCGAGGCGATCTGCCCGTCCACCATCCGGACCAGACGCCGTGACCGCTCCATGACGTGATCGTCATGTGTCGCGAATACGAACGTCACGCCCAGTTCGCGGTTCAGCTCGGCCATCATGTCGAGGAGCGCCTCGCTCGAATGCGAGTCGAGATTCGCCGTCGGCTCGTCCGCCAGCACGAGCGCCGGCTTGCCCGCCACCGCTCGGACCACGGCAACCCGCTGCTGCTGGCCGCCCGAGAGCTTGCCGGGTCGCCGGTCCTCCAGGCCCTCCAGCCCGGTCCGGGTGAACAGCTCGCGCACCCTCGCATGGCGCTGTTCGGCGTCGATGCCCTGCAACAGCATGGGGAACTCGGCGTTCTCAAGGGCCGTAAGCACCGGCAGCAGGTTGTAGGCCTGAAAGATGAAGCCGACCTGTTCGAGCCGCAGCCGCGCGAGTTGCTGGTTCGACATTCCGCCTATGTCCTGCCCCGCCACCCAGACCTGGCCCCTGCTCGGCCGGGTCAGGCCGCCGATCAGGTTGAGCAGCGTCGTCTTCCCCGAGCCGGACGGCCCGGCCAGCGCCGTGAACTCTCCCCGCTCCACGCGCAGGTCTACACCCCGAACCGCCTGCACCTCTTCCGCTTCCTGGGTGAAGATCTTCCAGACCCCCTCGGTCCGGACGGCGGTGTTGTTGTCGGTGTCAGTCATGGATCCCCTTGAAGGCGGTTGGGCGCACCAGCGCTATCGGTCGAACTTCATCGCCTCCGTCACGTCGACGTGCGCCGCCCGTAGCGCCGGGTAGATGGACGCGCCGGCCCCCAGCACCAGCATGAACAGGACAATCTGTCCCATGCGCCACGGAAAGAACAGCGGCATGATCATCGGATCGATCACGACACCGGAAAACGTCATCTCTTCGCCCAACAGGGCAGAAAAATCGAAACCGTCGCCCAGGAACCACCACGTAAGAAAACACCCGAGCGCGACACCGGCAAGGCCGCTTACGGCGGTCAGGGTCAAACCCTCGATCAGGACGATCGACCCGGTCTGGCCCGGCGTCAGCCCGAGCGCCTGGAGGACCCCGAACTCGCGATGCCGGTGCAGCACCGACATCAGCACCGTGTTGATGACACCAAGCGCGATAATGACGAATAGAACCCCAAAGACCAGGTAGTTGCCGAAGTCATCGATCGCGATGGCCGCCGCAAGCGCGGGATTCGACTCGCGCCATCCCATCACCTGCGCCTCGCCTCGCGCCACCGGCCCGGCCAGCGCCGCCTCCAGCCGCGCGGCGACGTCCCCGACCCGGCTGCTGTCGGTCAGCACGAGGCCGACGTTCGTGACGTCGTGTCCGGAACCGAGCCACTCGCCCGCCGTTCCAATCGGCATGTGGACGAGCACCTGATCCACCTCCGGCACGCCGCTGCGGAATATGCCCACGACGCGGAGCAACTGCGCCGAGATCTCGTGGTGCGCATCCTGCGCCTGCACGACCATGCGCGAACCGAGTTCCAGCTCCAGACTGTTCGCGAGACCCACCCCGATGTACGCGGCAAGGCGATCATCCGGCTCCAGGTAGCGGCCCTCGGCCACCTGATTGTCGACCATTCCGAATGTCGCCTCCGCCACCGGATCGACCGCGAAGATCTGCGCGGGCCGGGCCCCGGCGGCGGAGCTGGCAAGGCCCCGGATGGTGAGCTTGGAGGAACGCGCCGCAACGAGGGGGGCGATCTCGGCGGTGACGAGCGCCGCCTCGGCCACCTGCCTGACGCCACTGGGCAGGCGGTCCTCGAGCCGGCGGGTGACGCGGAACTCCGGCCGCTGAACCGTCACATGCCCCGTGCTCATCCGGACGCCGGCTTCGATCCACGCTTCGTGGGCGCCATCGCCGAGCGCGAACGAAAAACTCAGCAGCCCGCCGCCCACCACCATTGCCAGCATCGTCAACACCGTCCGCCGTAGGTGCCGGCGCAGGTTGCGCAACGCGAACATGGTCAACACGCCCAGATGCATCGTCGTCAGAGTCCCGAGAGCGTGTCGGCGGGCGGCGTCCGCGCAGCGCGGATCGCCGGATAGAACGCCGCGACCATCGCCGTCAGAATGAGCGCCCCCGCGGCATAGATAGTCACCGGCAGGTTGTACTCGACCCTAAGGTCGATCTCCAGCAACGCCCCCATCAACGTCACGTCGTCGAAGAAGAACCCGAGTCCGGGTGGCGCATTGTGCCACCAGAACAACAGGGGCATCGTGATCGCGAGGCCGACCGCGAGACTGAAGAAACCGATGGCCAAGGCCTCCCAGAGCACGGCGCCCACCACGGCGCGCGGCGTCGCGCCGAGCGCCAGCATCACCGCAAACTCGCGCCGCCGCTCGAACGTTGCCATCAACATCGTATTCGCCACGCCGAAAATCGCGATCGAAAAGACGATCACCAGGATGATCCAGTAGAAGCTCTCTCCCAGAGCGACGTACTCCACCATCGCCGGGTTGAGCTCGGTCCAGGAAATGACGGCGAGGGACCGACCACCAGTATCGACAGCTTCGAGGCTGCGGCCCAGACGCTCGGCCGTCGCATCGGCGAGACGGAAGTCCGACGTGGCGGCGATCACCTCGTGGATCCGATCGGGCTCGAGCACGACCAGTTCCTGCAGGTCGCTCAGCACGAATACGGCAGTCGAGGCATCGAATTCCACCAGTCCGGAGCGAAAAATGCCGGATACCGTGAAGAGATCGTTCGCCATCGACCCGTCGGCCCCGGACGCCACGACCACCAGCTCGTCGCCGACGCCGACGTCGAGCTGAAGCGCCATCTCGTCGCCGATTACCAGCTCGCTCGCACCGGCGGCGGGCAGCACGCCGTCCACCAGGGAATCGAGGAACCGTGTGAGCGTCACCTCGCGTTCCGGATCGACGCCGAAGAAGGCGCCCGCCGTGGTGGCGTCGCCGGAGCTGACCAGCCCGCCCGCATAGACGCGGGGCGCCGCCGCGATGACCGCTTCGTCCGCGTCAATAGCACGGAGCAGCGCTTCCACGTCCACGCCGTCACGCCCGCCGATGGTGTCGAACAGCCTGCGGTCGGGACGGAACTCCGCGTCCTGAATCTCGAGCTGCCCGCTGATCAGGGAGGTCCCGCTCTCCACCATCTGCGTCTGAATGCCCTGCGTCCATCCGACGATCAGGACGCAGGCCATGAAGCCGACAGCGAGGCCGAGCGCGGTCAGAAGGGTCCGTTTCCGGTTCCGGCCGAGATTGCGCCAACCGATGCGCCGCCAGGGGGACTGGGGCATCTGCCGCCTGGCTAGCGTCCGCGCTGCAGCGTCCGGAGGGAGAAGAAAGACTCCTCGAGATCAACGTCGAACTCCAGCTCCTCGTAGCGGAAACTGGTCCGTTCGTCCGGCTTGTCAGCGGGCTGCATGTCCATCACCCCGGGCACCAGGCGTCCGCCCATCTCCGTGAATGCGCTGTATTCCATGGTGCGGGCGAGATCCCCGCCCTCGTCGTAGAAGCGCGTCCACAGCGGCATGTAGTCGTCCTGACGAACGCGGTACTCGATGTGGCCCCAGACGACCGGGGCCTCCGGCTTCGGCGTCAGGCGGAAATCCCACACCGACACGCCTTCGTCGGCCCCGTCGAACGTGATTTCGATGTCGTAGTCCTCGATCAGTCGGCTGTCCTTGACGAGGTCGTCATTGGTGAAGTGCGACCCCATCCACGCGCCGCCCATCATCGACGCCGGCACCTTGATGGTCCGATCCACCTTCGGCAGGTAGTTCCAGATGTCGTCCACGGCCTTCAGCGTGGCGGTTCCCGCCTCCCGGGGCGGCGTGCGCAGGCGGACGAGGGAGAAGTCGGTGCCGAGCGACCAGATCTCCATCGTCATCTCGCGCTCCCAGTTCTCGGTGACCACCTGCATGGTGGCAACGCCGCGGCTCGAGTCGCCCCGCATCATCCGGTCGACCCGGTCCATGATCTCGAGGGGATCGGTCTGCGCGGCAACGGGTGCGGCAAGGGTCATCGACGCGACCGCCATCGCGACGAGGACGGCGCGCGAACGTGAAGCTCGAAGCATCGCTACCTCCAGCCGTCGATGGTATCATCCGCGCATGACACGCTTGCTCTTCGCGGGATTCCTCGTCGGGACCGTAGCCGTCATCCTCTCCGGGGCGGCGGCAGCGCAGACCCTCGAACCGATCGACGTCTCCGCGCTGGGACCGCAGGTCGGAGAGGCGGTTCCCGACTTCGCGCTGCCGGATCAGACCGGGACGATCCGCACGCTCGACTCCATCATGGGCGAACGGGGCGCGATGATCGTTTTTCACCGTTCCGCCGACTGGTGACCGTACTGCAAAGCGCAGCTCGTGGAGCTGCATGACCGTCTCGATGACCTGCGAGCCCAGGGTCTCGGCGTCGCCGCCATCAGCTACGACTCGGTAGAGGTTCTCGCCGCGTTCGCGGAACGGCGTGGCATCACGTCCGAACTGCCGCTCCTGTCGGACGATGACTCCGCGGCAATCCGCGACTTCGGCATCTACAACCACGTTGCCGAAGCGGGCGTCGGCCCGAACGCGGAGGAGGCGGACGTCAAGGCGGCGGTGGAACAGTACGTCTCCGTGTTCGGCGCGAACCCGATGATCATCGGAACACCGTTCCCGGGGACGTTCATCGTGGACCGGCAGGGACGCGTCACCTCCCGCTTCTTTGAGGAGTTCTACCGCGAGCGGAACACCGCGGCGAACATCATGCTGAAGCTGGGAACACCGATCTCGGGGATCGCGGGCAGCTCGGGCGAGACGGCGCATCTGGAGATCGAAGCGTCGCAGAGCAACCCCGACATCACCGTCGGCAGCCGCTTCCACTTGGCCCTGGACATCACGCCGAAGCCGGAAATGCACGTCTACGCGCCCGGCGCGGAAGAGCTGGGCTACCGGGTCATCAACCTCGCGCTCGAGACGCCGCCGTTCCTTCGCCTGCTGCCGTCCGAGTACCCGGCATCGGAGATCTACCACTTCAAGCCGCTCGACGAACGGGTGCCGGTCTACATGCGGCCGTTCCGCCTGATTCAGGAGATCGTGGTGGAGGGTGATCCGGAGTCGACCGCGGCGCTGGCCGAACTCGACGCGGTCACGTTGACCGGGCGCCTCGACTACCAGGCGTGCGACGACGAGATCTGCTTCAACCCAGCGTCGATTCCGCTGACCTGGACGATCACGGTCGCGCCGCTCGACCGCCAGCGCGCGTTGCCCGCGGACGGGCAGTAGCTGCGGGCGACGGGCGTCGTCAGAACCGGAACAGCCGGTTCATCTTTATGACGAAGCCACGGTTCCGCAGGTCGGAGTAGCGGATCGGGCGGAGCGGATCGGTTTCCCGGTCCTCCGTGTAGACGACGAACAGCTCGCTGCCGGGCGAGTATTCCCACCGCAGCCGCAGGTTGCTGCTGATGGTGTTGCTGTTCGAGTTGTATTGAATCAGGCCGCTGAAGAACATGCGCGGCGTGAACGTGTAGTTCACCCGCGTGACGACCAGGTTGGTGTTGAAAGTCCCGGCCGCGGTGTCGATCCAGTTGAACGAGATGGTCGGCTCCAACGAGAGTCGCTGCGTCAGCTCGGCGCGTCCCCGGCGGAACTGGACGGAGACAATGTCGCCGTTGAAGTACTCGCCCGCCAGCACGGAAAAGCTGCCGTTCAGGCGACGCTGGGCACCCGGCGAATACGACAGCTCGACGTCGCTGAACTTGTAGGCGCCGGGCGCGAAGGCCGCCCCCGCCGCGGGCTCGAACGTCCGGGCCAGGAACTCGTAGTTCTCCGCCAGCGAGATGCCGAATCGATCGCTGTTCTCCAGCTCGACGGCAAACGCTAGCTGCGCCTGCCGGGTCTCGACCACGCCGGTGCTGGCCGATTCGATGTAGTCGCGGCTCGCCTCCAGGCGGAACTGCCGGATCGACTCGATGCCGCGGGGGCGCGGGCTGTAGCGCAGGGTGCCGTAGCTGCGCCGGAAGTCGTCGCGCCGCAGGAAGCCCACTTCCGGCTTGAAGTTGTCCTCAACCGCCAGGTGCTCCACCTGCATGCCGAAGAGGTCGCCGGAGTAGTCGAACCGCCCCTGCCAGCTTCCGTCGCGTCCCCGGGCGCCCGGAGTCTTCGTCCGCGCGCCGTACGCCAGGAAATTGACGTTCTCGTAGAAGGAGAAGTTGGCATCAATCCCGTAGGCCTGGCTCGACCCGTCCCCTTCCAGCGCGACCGACCGGTTTGTGAAGATGGCGCCGACGCTGCTGCGTCGCAGGATGTCGCGCTTCAGCCGAACCACGGTGAAGTTCGTCGCCGCGACGCTCTGACCCACGGAGTCGGCCTGCATGTTGATGGCGCCGACGTCGAACGCGCCGACCTTTCCGGTTACCCGCCCGCCGCCCACGATTGGGACGATCGATCCGCCCTGCAGACCGATGCGGCGG
The DNA window shown above is from Acidobacteriota bacterium and carries:
- a CDS encoding ABC transporter ATP-binding protein, which encodes MTDTDNNTAVRTEGVWKIFTQEAEEVQAVRGVDLRVERGEFTALAGPSGSGKTTLLNLIGGLTRPSRGQVWVAGQDIGGMSNQQLARLRLEQVGFIFQAYNLLPVLTALENAEFPMLLQGIDAEQRHARVRELFTRTGLEGLEDRRPGKLSGGQQQRVAVVRAVAGKPALVLADEPTANLDSHSSEALLDMMAELNRELGVTFVFATHDDHVMERSRRLVRMVDGQIASDETRT
- a CDS encoding ABC transporter permease, whose product is MHLGVLTMFALRNLRRHLRRTVLTMLAMVVGGGLLSFSFALGDGAHEAWIEAGVRMSTGHVTVQRPEFRVTRRLEDRLPSGVRQVAEAALVTAEIAPLVAARSSKLTIRGLASSAAGARPAQIFAVDPVAEATFGMVDNQVAEGRYLEPDDRLAAYIGVGLANSLELELGSRMVVQAQDAHHEISAQLLRVVGIFRSGVPEVDQVLVHMPIGTAGEWLGSGHDVTNVGLVLTDSSRVGDVAARLEAALAGPVARGEAQVMGWRESNPALAAAIAIDDFGNYLVFGVLFVIIALGVINTVLMSVLHRHREFGVLQALGLTPGQTGSIVLIEGLTLTAVSGLAGVALGCFLTWWFLGDGFDFSALLGEEMTFSGVVIDPMIMPLFFPWRMGQIVLFMLVLGAGASIYPALRAAHVDVTEAMKFDR
- a CDS encoding ABC transporter permease; its protein translation is MPQSPWRRIGWRNLGRNRKRTLLTALGLAVGFMACVLIVGWTQGIQTQMVESGTSLISGQLEIQDAEFRPDRRLFDTIGGRDGVDVEALLRAIDADEAVIAAAPRVYAGGLVSSGDATTAGAFFGVDPEREVTLTRFLDSLVDGVLPAAGASELVIGDEMALQLDVGVGDELVVVASGADGSMANDLFTVSGIFRSGLVEFDASTAVFVLSDLQELVVLEPDRIHEVIAATSDFRLADATAERLGRSLEAVDTGGRSLAVISWTELNPAMVEYVALGESFYWIILVIVFSIAIFGVANTMLMATFERRREFAVMLALGATPRAVVGAVLWEALAIGFFSLAVGLAITMPLLFWWHNAPPGLGFFFDDVTLMGALLEIDLRVEYNLPVTIYAAGALILTAMVAAFYPAIRAARTPPADTLSGL
- a CDS encoding outer membrane lipoprotein-sorting protein — its product is MLRASRSRAVLVAMAVASMTLAAPVAAQTDPLEIMDRVDRMMRGDSSRGVATMQVVTENWEREMTMEIWSLGTDFSLVRLRTPPREAGTATLKAVDDIWNYLPKVDRTIKVPASMMGGAWMGSHFTNDDLVKDSRLIEDYDIEITFDGADEGVSVWDFRLTPKPEAPVVWGHIEYRVRQDDYMPLWTRFYDEGGDLARTMEYSAFTEMGGRLVPGVMDMQPADKPDERTSFRYEELEFDVDLEESFFSLRTLQRGR
- a CDS encoding peroxiredoxin family protein produces the protein MELHDRLDDLRAQGLGVAAISYDSVEVLAAFAERRGITSELPLLSDDDSAAIRDFGIYNHVAEAGVGPNAEEADVKAAVEQYVSVFGANPMIIGTPFPGTFIVDRQGRVTSRFFEEFYRERNTAANIMLKLGTPISGIAGSSGETAHLEIEASQSNPDITVGSRFHLALDITPKPEMHVYAPGAEELGYRVINLALETPPFLRLLPSEYPASEIYHFKPLDERVPVYMRPFRLIQEIVVEGDPESTAALAELDAVTLTGRLDYQACDDEICFNPASIPLTWTITVAPLDRQRALPADGQ